One genomic segment of Mastomys coucha isolate ucsf_1 unplaced genomic scaffold, UCSF_Mcou_1 pScaffold22, whole genome shotgun sequence includes these proteins:
- the Pnpla6 gene encoding neuropathy target esterase isoform X5, translating to MGTPSHELNITSSGAEVTRKALEEGLGRRICVAQPVPFVPQVLGVMIGAGVAVLVTAVLILLVVRRLRVQKTPAPEGPRYRFRKRDKVLFYGRKIMRKVSQSTSSLVDTSVSTTSRPRMKKKLKMLNIAKKILRIQKETPTLQRKEPPPSVLEADLTEGDLANSHLPSEVLYMLKNVRVLGHFEKPLFLELCRHMVFQRLGQGDYVFRPGQPDASIYVVQDGLLELCLPGPDGKECVVKEVVPGDSVNSLLSILDVITGHQHPQRTVSARAARDSTVLRLPVEAFSAVFTKYPESLVRVVQIIMVRLQRVTFLALHNYLGLTNELFSHEIQPLRLFPSPGLPTRTSPVRGSKRVVSTSGTEETTKETSGRPLDPTGAPLPGPAGDLVKPTSLEAPPAPLLSRCISMPVDISGLQGGPRSDFDMAYERGRISVSLQEEASGGPQTASPRTPTQELREQPAGACEYSYCEDESATGGCPFGPYQGRQTSSIFEAAKRELAKLMRIEDPSLLNSRVLLHHAKAGTIIARQGDQDVSLHFVLWGCLHVYQRMIDKAEEVCLFVAQPGELVGQLAVLTGEPLIFTLRAQRDCTFLRISKSDFYEIMRAQPSVVLSAAHTVAARMSPFVRQMDFAIDWTAVEAGRALYRQGDRSDCTYIVLNGRLRSVIQRGSGKKELVGEYGRGDLIGVVEALTRQPRATTVHAVRDTELAKLPEGTLGHIKRRYPQVVTRLIHLLSQKILGNLQQLQGPFPGSGLSVPQHSELTNPASNLSTVAILPVCAEVPMMAFTLELQHALQAIGPTLLLNSDIIRARLGASALDSIQEFRLSGWLAQQEDAHRIVLYQTDTSLTPWTVRCLRQADCILIVGLGDQEPTVGQLEQMLENTAVRALKQLVLLHREEGPGPTRTVEWLNMRSWCSGHLHLRCPRRLFSRRSPAKLHELYEKVFSRRADRHSDFSRLARVLTGNTIALVLGGGGARGCSHIGVLKALEEAGVPVDLVGGTSIGSFIGALYAEERSASRTKQRAREWAKSMTSVLEPVLDLTYPVTSMFTGSAFNRSIHRVFQDKQIEDLWLPYFNVTTDITASAMRVHKDGCVWRYVRASASYCPYLPPLCDPKDGHLLVDGCYVNNVPGQRAHRLAGPPSVSERVCACLCLCIPPGRLPVAVCACQHDALGLPAPAVRPEGWAPAHGWWLHQQPASGYCPKHGSQDSHCHRRWKPG from the exons ATGGGGACACCGAGTCACGAGCTGAATATAACCTCCTCCGGGGCAGAGGTGACTCGAAAGGCCTTGGAGGAGGGCTTGGGGAGACGGATATGCGTTGCCCAGCCTGTGCCGTTCGTTCCGCAGGTGCTGGGAGTGATGATCGGGGCCGGAGTGGCGGTGCTGGTCACCGCCGTGCTCATCCTTTTGGTGGTGCGAAGGCTGCGGGTGCAGA aaactcCAGCCCCCGAGGGTCCCCGGTATCGGTTCCGGAAGCGGGACAAAGTGCTTTTCTATGGCCGGAAGATTATGCGGAAG GTGTCACAGTCCACTTCTTCCCTGGTGGACACCTCAGTCTCCACCACTTCCCGGCCCCGcatgaagaagaaactgaagatgcTTAACATTGCCAAGAA GATCTTGCGTATCCAAAAGGAGACTCCTACCCTACAACGGAAGGAGCCCCCACCTTCAGTGCTGGAGGCTGACCTCACAGAGGGAGACCTGGCCAATTCCCACCTACCCTCTGAGGTACTCTACATGCTCAAGAATGTTCG GGTGCTGGGTCACTTTGAGAAGCCACTCTTCCTGGAGCTCTGCCGGCACATGGTTTTCCAGCGTCTCGGGCAGGGGGACTACGTCTTTCGGCCTGGTCAGCCAGATGCCAGCATCTATGTGGTTCAAGATGGGCTACTGGAGCTCTGCCTACCAGGACCT GATGGGAAGGAGTGTGTGGTGAAGGAAGTGGTCCCGGGAGACAGCGTCAACAGCCTTCTGAGCATCCTCGATGTCATCACC GGTCACCAGCATCCCCAGCGGACTGTGTCAGCTAGGGCCGCACGGGACTCTACAGTGCTGAGACTCCCTGTAGAAGCCTTCTCCGCTGTCTTCACCAAGTACCCTGAGAGTTTGGTGCGAGTGGTGCAG ATCATCATGGTGAGGCTGCAGAGAGTCACCTTCCTGGCGCTTCACAATTACCTGGGTCTGACCAATGAACTCTTCAGCCAT GAGATCCAGCCCTTACGCCTCTTCCCTAGCCCTGGCCTCCCAACCCGAACCAGCCCTGTCCGTGGCTCTAAACGGGTAGTTAGCACCTCAGGTACCGAGGAAACCACAAAGGAGACCTCTGGACGGCCCCTTGACCCCACTGGAGCTCCTCTGCCTGGGCCTGCAG GGGATCTTGTGAAGCCCACATCTTTAGAAGCCCCCCCAGCCCCACTACTGAGCCGCTGCATCTCCATGCCAGTAGACATCTCAG GCTTGCAAGGTGGCCCTCGTTCTGACTTTGACATGGCTTATGAGCGTGGCCGGATATCTGTTTCCCTTCAAGAAGAGGCATCTGGAGGACCTCAGACAGCATCCCCTAGG ACCCCCACTCAGGAGCTCCGGGAGCAACCAGCAGGTGCCTGTGAATACAGCTACTGTGAAGATGAGTCAGCCACAGGTGGATGTCCCTTTGGGCCGTACCAGGGCCGCCAGACAAGTAGCATCTTTGAGGCTGCAAAGAGAGAGCTAGCCAAGCTGATGCGGATTGAG gacCCCTCTCTACTGAATAGCAGAGTCTTGCTACATCATGCCAAAGCTGGCACCATCATAGCCCGCCAGGGGGACCAG GATGTGAGCCTGCATTTTGTGCTCTGGGGCTGCCTGCACGTGTACCAGCGCATGATTGACAAGGCTGAGGAAGTGTGCCTGTTTGTGGCACAGCCAGGAGAGCTGGTGGGGCAACTGGCGGTGCTCACTGGGGAACCCCTCATCTTCACACTACGTGCCCAGAGAGACTGCACCTTCCTGCGAATCTCCAAATCTGACTTCTATGA gATCATGCGTGCACAGCCCAGTGTGGTGCTGAGTGCAGCTCACACAGTGGCTGCTAGGATGTCCCCCTTCGTGCGCCAGATGGACTTTGCCATTGACTGGACAGCTGTGGAGGCTGGTCGCGCACTCTACAG GCAGGGAGACCGTTCGGACTGCACCTACATTGTACTCAATGGGCGTCTCCGCAGTGTCATCCAACGAGGCAGTGGCAAGAAGGAGCTAGTTGGGGAGTATGGCCGAGGGGATCTCATTGGCGTG GTGGAGGCACTGACCCGGCAACCACGAGCCACCACGGTACATGCTGTGCGAGACACGGAACTGGCCAAGCTCCCCGAGGGCACCTTAGGCCACATCAAACGTCGGTACCCACAG GTCGTGACCCGCCTTATTCATCTGCTAAGCCAGAAAATTCTAGGCAATCTGCAGCAGTTGCAAGGACCCTTTCCAG GCTCTGGGCTCAGTGTTCCACAGCACTCAGAACTGACGAACCCAGCCAGCAATCTGTCCACTGTAGCTATCCTCCCAGTGTGTGCGGAGGTGCCCATGATGGCCTTTACTCTGGAACTGCAGCATGCTCTGCAAGCTATTG GTCCCACGCTCCTCCTTAACAGTGACATCATCCGGGCACGCCTGGGGGCTTCAGCGCTGGATAG cattcaagaaTTCCGGCTGTCTGGGTGGCTGGCCCAGCAGGAAGATGCCCATCGCATTGTGCTCTACCAAACTGACACATCCCTGACTCCTTGGACCGTCCGTTGCCTCCGCCAGGCCGACTGTATCCTCATTGTGGGCCTGGGGGATCAGGAACCCACTGTTGGCCAG CTGGAGCAAATGTTGGAGAACACTGCCGTACGTGCCTTGAAGCAACTGGTTTTGCTGCACCGGGAGGAAGGCCCTGGTCCCACACGCACTGTAGAGTGGCTCAACATGCGCAGCTGGTGCTCAGGGCACCTGCACCTGCGCTGTCCTCGACGCCTCTTCTCACGTCGCAGCCCAGCTAAACTT CATGAGCTGTATGAGAAGGTTTTCTCCAGGCGTGCAGACCGTCATAGTGACTTCTCCCGCTTGGCACGAGTGCTCACAGGAAATACTATTGCTCTGGTGCTGGGTGGGGGCGGAGCCAG AGGCTGCTCGCATATTGGGGTACTGAAGGCATTAGAGGAGGCAGGGGTGCCAGTCGACCTTGTGGGAGGCACATCTATaggctccttcattggggcctTGTATGCGGAGGAACGCAGCGCCAGCCGTACTAAACAACGAGCCCGGGAGTGGGCCAAG AGCATGACTTCTGTACTGGAGCCTGTATTGGACCTCACATATCCTGTCACCTCCATGTTTACTGGCTCGGCCTTTAACCGAAGTATCCACCGTGTCTTCCAGGATAAGCAGATTGAG GACCTGTGGCTGCCTTACTTCAATGTGACCACAGACATCACTGCCTCCGCCATGCGTGTCCACAAAGATG GCTGCGTGTGGCGTTACGTCCGGGCCAGTGCCTCCTACTGTCCCTACCTGCCCCCACTCTGCGACCCCAAGGACGGGCACCTGCTGGTGGACGGGTGTTACGTTAACAACGTTCCAGGTCAGCGAGCCCACAGGCTGGCCGGGCCTCCAAGTGTGTCTGAGCGtgtctgtgcgtgtctgtgtctgtgtatcccaCCGGGCAGGCTCCCTGTGGCGGTATGTGCGTGCCAGCATGACGCTCTCGGGCTACCTGCCCCCGCTGTGCGACCCGAAGGATGGGCACCTGCTCATGGATGGTGGCTACATCAACAACCTGCCAG CGGATATTGCCCGAAGCATGGGAGCCAAGACAGTCATTGCCATCGACGTTGGAAGCCAGGATGA
- the Pnpla6 gene encoding neuropathy target esterase isoform X1, which translates to MGTPSHELNITSSGAEVTRKALEEGLGRRICVAQPVPFVPQVLGVMIGAGVAVLVTAVLILLVVRRLRVQKTPAPEGPRYRFRKRDKVLFYGRKIMRKVSQSTSSLVDTSVSTTSRPRMKKKLKMLNIAKKILRIQKETPTLQRKEPPPSVLEADLTEGDLANSHLPSEVLYMLKNVRVLGHFEKPLFLELCRHMVFQRLGQGDYVFRPGQPDASIYVVQDGLLELCLPGPDGKECVVKEVVPGDSVNSLLSILDVITGHQHPQRTVSARAARDSTVLRLPVEAFSAVFTKYPESLVRVVQIIMVRLQRVTFLALHNYLGLTNELFSHEIQPLRLFPSPGLPTRTSPVRGSKRVVSTSGTEETTKETSGRPLDPTGAPLPGPAGDLVKPTSLEAPPAPLLSRCISMPVDISGLQGGPRSDFDMAYERGRISVSLQEEASGGPQTASPRTPTQELREQPAGACEYSYCEDESATGGCPFGPYQGRQTSSIFEAAKRELAKLMRIEDPSLLNSRVLLHHAKAGTIIARQGDQDVSLHFVLWGCLHVYQRMIDKAEEVCLFVAQPGELVGQLAVLTGEPLIFTLRAQRDCTFLRISKSDFYEIMRAQPSVVLSAAHTVAARMSPFVRQMDFAIDWTAVEAGRALYRQGDRSDCTYIVLNGRLRSVIQRGSGKKELVGEYGRGDLIGVVEALTRQPRATTVHAVRDTELAKLPEGTLGHIKRRYPQVVTRLIHLLSQKILGNLQQLQGPFPGSGLSVPQHSELTNPASNLSTVAILPVCAEVPMMAFTLELQHALQAIGPTLLLNSDIIRARLGASALDSIQEFRLSGWLAQQEDAHRIVLYQTDTSLTPWTVRCLRQADCILIVGLGDQEPTVGQLEQMLENTAVRALKQLVLLHREEGPGPTRTVEWLNMRSWCSGHLHLRCPRRLFSRRSPAKLHELYEKVFSRRADRHSDFSRLARVLTGNTIALVLGGGGARGCSHIGVLKALEEAGVPVDLVGGTSIGSFIGALYAEERSASRTKQRAREWAKSMTSVLEPVLDLTYPVTSMFTGSAFNRSIHRVFQDKQIEDLWLPYFNVTTDITASAMRVHKDGSLWRYVRASMTLSGYLPPLCDPKDGHLLMDGGYINNLPADIARSMGAKTVIAIDVGSQDETDLSTYGDSLSGWWLLWKRLNPWADKVKVPDMAEIQSRLAYVSCVRQLEVVKSSSYCEYLRPSIDCFKTMDFGKFDQIYDVGYQYGKAVFGGWTRGEVIEKMLTDRRSTDLNESRRADILAFPSSGFTDLAEIVSRIEPPTSYVSDGCADGEESDCLTEYEEDAGPDCSRDEGGSPEGASPSTASEVEEEKSALRQRRFLPQETPSSVADA; encoded by the exons ATGGGGACACCGAGTCACGAGCTGAATATAACCTCCTCCGGGGCAGAGGTGACTCGAAAGGCCTTGGAGGAGGGCTTGGGGAGACGGATATGCGTTGCCCAGCCTGTGCCGTTCGTTCCGCAGGTGCTGGGAGTGATGATCGGGGCCGGAGTGGCGGTGCTGGTCACCGCCGTGCTCATCCTTTTGGTGGTGCGAAGGCTGCGGGTGCAGA aaactcCAGCCCCCGAGGGTCCCCGGTATCGGTTCCGGAAGCGGGACAAAGTGCTTTTCTATGGCCGGAAGATTATGCGGAAG GTGTCACAGTCCACTTCTTCCCTGGTGGACACCTCAGTCTCCACCACTTCCCGGCCCCGcatgaagaagaaactgaagatgcTTAACATTGCCAAGAA GATCTTGCGTATCCAAAAGGAGACTCCTACCCTACAACGGAAGGAGCCCCCACCTTCAGTGCTGGAGGCTGACCTCACAGAGGGAGACCTGGCCAATTCCCACCTACCCTCTGAGGTACTCTACATGCTCAAGAATGTTCG GGTGCTGGGTCACTTTGAGAAGCCACTCTTCCTGGAGCTCTGCCGGCACATGGTTTTCCAGCGTCTCGGGCAGGGGGACTACGTCTTTCGGCCTGGTCAGCCAGATGCCAGCATCTATGTGGTTCAAGATGGGCTACTGGAGCTCTGCCTACCAGGACCT GATGGGAAGGAGTGTGTGGTGAAGGAAGTGGTCCCGGGAGACAGCGTCAACAGCCTTCTGAGCATCCTCGATGTCATCACC GGTCACCAGCATCCCCAGCGGACTGTGTCAGCTAGGGCCGCACGGGACTCTACAGTGCTGAGACTCCCTGTAGAAGCCTTCTCCGCTGTCTTCACCAAGTACCCTGAGAGTTTGGTGCGAGTGGTGCAG ATCATCATGGTGAGGCTGCAGAGAGTCACCTTCCTGGCGCTTCACAATTACCTGGGTCTGACCAATGAACTCTTCAGCCAT GAGATCCAGCCCTTACGCCTCTTCCCTAGCCCTGGCCTCCCAACCCGAACCAGCCCTGTCCGTGGCTCTAAACGGGTAGTTAGCACCTCAGGTACCGAGGAAACCACAAAGGAGACCTCTGGACGGCCCCTTGACCCCACTGGAGCTCCTCTGCCTGGGCCTGCAG GGGATCTTGTGAAGCCCACATCTTTAGAAGCCCCCCCAGCCCCACTACTGAGCCGCTGCATCTCCATGCCAGTAGACATCTCAG GCTTGCAAGGTGGCCCTCGTTCTGACTTTGACATGGCTTATGAGCGTGGCCGGATATCTGTTTCCCTTCAAGAAGAGGCATCTGGAGGACCTCAGACAGCATCCCCTAGG ACCCCCACTCAGGAGCTCCGGGAGCAACCAGCAGGTGCCTGTGAATACAGCTACTGTGAAGATGAGTCAGCCACAGGTGGATGTCCCTTTGGGCCGTACCAGGGCCGCCAGACAAGTAGCATCTTTGAGGCTGCAAAGAGAGAGCTAGCCAAGCTGATGCGGATTGAG gacCCCTCTCTACTGAATAGCAGAGTCTTGCTACATCATGCCAAAGCTGGCACCATCATAGCCCGCCAGGGGGACCAG GATGTGAGCCTGCATTTTGTGCTCTGGGGCTGCCTGCACGTGTACCAGCGCATGATTGACAAGGCTGAGGAAGTGTGCCTGTTTGTGGCACAGCCAGGAGAGCTGGTGGGGCAACTGGCGGTGCTCACTGGGGAACCCCTCATCTTCACACTACGTGCCCAGAGAGACTGCACCTTCCTGCGAATCTCCAAATCTGACTTCTATGA gATCATGCGTGCACAGCCCAGTGTGGTGCTGAGTGCAGCTCACACAGTGGCTGCTAGGATGTCCCCCTTCGTGCGCCAGATGGACTTTGCCATTGACTGGACAGCTGTGGAGGCTGGTCGCGCACTCTACAG GCAGGGAGACCGTTCGGACTGCACCTACATTGTACTCAATGGGCGTCTCCGCAGTGTCATCCAACGAGGCAGTGGCAAGAAGGAGCTAGTTGGGGAGTATGGCCGAGGGGATCTCATTGGCGTG GTGGAGGCACTGACCCGGCAACCACGAGCCACCACGGTACATGCTGTGCGAGACACGGAACTGGCCAAGCTCCCCGAGGGCACCTTAGGCCACATCAAACGTCGGTACCCACAG GTCGTGACCCGCCTTATTCATCTGCTAAGCCAGAAAATTCTAGGCAATCTGCAGCAGTTGCAAGGACCCTTTCCAG GCTCTGGGCTCAGTGTTCCACAGCACTCAGAACTGACGAACCCAGCCAGCAATCTGTCCACTGTAGCTATCCTCCCAGTGTGTGCGGAGGTGCCCATGATGGCCTTTACTCTGGAACTGCAGCATGCTCTGCAAGCTATTG GTCCCACGCTCCTCCTTAACAGTGACATCATCCGGGCACGCCTGGGGGCTTCAGCGCTGGATAG cattcaagaaTTCCGGCTGTCTGGGTGGCTGGCCCAGCAGGAAGATGCCCATCGCATTGTGCTCTACCAAACTGACACATCCCTGACTCCTTGGACCGTCCGTTGCCTCCGCCAGGCCGACTGTATCCTCATTGTGGGCCTGGGGGATCAGGAACCCACTGTTGGCCAG CTGGAGCAAATGTTGGAGAACACTGCCGTACGTGCCTTGAAGCAACTGGTTTTGCTGCACCGGGAGGAAGGCCCTGGTCCCACACGCACTGTAGAGTGGCTCAACATGCGCAGCTGGTGCTCAGGGCACCTGCACCTGCGCTGTCCTCGACGCCTCTTCTCACGTCGCAGCCCAGCTAAACTT CATGAGCTGTATGAGAAGGTTTTCTCCAGGCGTGCAGACCGTCATAGTGACTTCTCCCGCTTGGCACGAGTGCTCACAGGAAATACTATTGCTCTGGTGCTGGGTGGGGGCGGAGCCAG AGGCTGCTCGCATATTGGGGTACTGAAGGCATTAGAGGAGGCAGGGGTGCCAGTCGACCTTGTGGGAGGCACATCTATaggctccttcattggggcctTGTATGCGGAGGAACGCAGCGCCAGCCGTACTAAACAACGAGCCCGGGAGTGGGCCAAG AGCATGACTTCTGTACTGGAGCCTGTATTGGACCTCACATATCCTGTCACCTCCATGTTTACTGGCTCGGCCTTTAACCGAAGTATCCACCGTGTCTTCCAGGATAAGCAGATTGAG GACCTGTGGCTGCCTTACTTCAATGTGACCACAGACATCACTGCCTCCGCCATGCGTGTCCACAAAGATG GCTCCCTGTGGCGGTATGTGCGTGCCAGCATGACGCTCTCGGGCTACCTGCCCCCGCTGTGCGACCCGAAGGATGGGCACCTGCTCATGGATGGTGGCTACATCAACAACCTGCCAG CGGATATTGCCCGAAGCATGGGAGCCAAGACAGTCATTGCCATCGACGTTGGAAGCCAGGATGAGACAGATCTTAGCACCTATGGGGACAGCCTATCTGGCTGGTGGTTGCTGTGGAAACGGCTAAACCCCTGGGCAGACAAGGTAAAGGTTCCAGACATGGCTGAGATCCAGTCCCGCTTGGCGTACGTGTCCTGTGTGCGGCAGCTAGAAGTCGTCAAGTCCAGCTCCTATTGCGAGTACCTTCGTCCATCCATTGACTGCTTCAAGACCATGGACTTTGGAAAGTTTGACCAGATCTAT GATGTAGGTTACCAGTATGGGAAGGCTGTGTTTGGAGGCTGGACCCGTGGTGAagtcattgagaaaatgctcacAGACCGGAGATCTACAGACCTTAATGAGAGTCGCCGTGCAGAT ATACTTGCCTTCCCAAGCTCTGGCTTCACTGACTTGGCTGAGATCGTGTCCCGGATTGAGCCACCAACAAGCTACGTCTCTGATGGCTGTGCTGATG GGGAGGAGTCAGATTGCTTGACAGAGTATGAGGAAGATGCAGGACCTGACTGCTCAAGAGATGAAGGGGGCTCCCCCGAGGGTGCCAGCCCTAGCACTGCCTCAGAGGTG